Genomic segment of Phycisphaerales bacterium:
AGCGCAGCCATCGATGCCGTTGGCAAAGAAATCGCCAAGCGGCGTCTCAATGCTCGGCGTCTTCTGGTCATCGTAATAGATGCGCAGCGCGATCATGCGCAGGCGCTCGTGCAGGACGGTCATCCAGATGTGCTGAACGACGCCGGGACCGGTCACGTCCGCGAGCACGACGGTTTCGCCGGATTTCACGCGGATGCACGGCCGGACTTTCCAGCCCCTGCCCAGTTCGGATGCGGCGCTCGAGATCGGATCGGCCGGACCGGGCGAAGCCTTCGCGCCGCCGCCGCGCGCGCCATCAGGGTTCTCGGCGCTGATGGAGCGCGTCTCGGCATCGCGAAGCATGGCGATGCCGCCCAGACCAAGCGAAGAGAAATGATCGGACACGATCGCTCCTTGCGCCTGCTCAGGCCGGCGTTTGCTGCAAAGCGCCGGCGATGATCTCCGCGGCTCGCTTCGCCTGCTCCGCGGAGACCTCCAGGTGAAACACCGCCCGCAGGCGCTGCGGCCCTGTGGCGAACATGCGCACGCCTTCCTTCTCAAGGCGGCGGACGAACTTCTTGGCCGGCCCCCACTTCGGATCGACGTCGAAGAACACCATGTTCGTCTCAACCTCGCTCACGTCGAGCGTAATGCCCGGCACCTGCGCAATGCGCTGCGCGAACGCTTTGGCGTTGGCGTGATCGTCGGCGAGTCGCGTGACGTGATGATCGAGCGCGTAGATCGCCGCCGAGGCTATCACGCCCGACTGGCGCATCGTGCCGCCGAGCATCTTGCGGAAGTGATGCGCCGTCTGGATGGTCTCCTCGTCGCCGGCGAGCACCGAGCCGACCGGAGCGCCCAGGCCCTTGGAAAAGCACATCGACACCGTATCGACGTACTTCGTGTACGCCGTGGGATCGACCCCCGCCGCGATGCACGCATTGAGCAGGCGGGCGCCATCCATGTGCACGCGCAGCCCCATCTCATGGGCCCGCTCGCACACGGCCTTGACCTGCTCGACTTTCCACACGGCGCCGCCGCCGCGATTGTGCGTGTTCTCGATGATGACCAGGCTCGTGCGCGGGTAGTGGATCTGCAGCGGACGCACGTTGGCTTCGACGACATCGGGCCCGAAGATGCCGCGCCGCCCGGCCACGAAGCGCACCGAGCAGCCGGCGACGGCGGCGAACCCGCCCGTCTCATAGAAGTAGAAGTGGCTCTCGTTGTGAGCGATGATCTCTTCGCCGTGGCGCGTCTGCGAACAGATGCCGCAAAGATTGGCCATCGTTCCCGAAGGAACATACACCGAATCCGCTTTGCCCAGCAGGTTCGCCGCCTTCTCCTGAAGCCTGATGACGGTCGGCTCGTCGCCGAGCACATCATCGCCGACCTCGGCCCGCGCCATGACATCTCGCATCGCCTGCGTCGGCGTCGTAACGGTGTCGCTGCGCAGATCGATCGCACTGGCCCCACTGTTCATAACGATCCCTCCCACGGGTGTTTACGAAACGCCCTATGGTAGAGGGTCGAGTCGCGTTTTCCCGATGGAGACGGCCGCCATCTCCTACGGGAACCGATACCCGACGAGATTGCTCACCGCGCACGCCTGACGATCCACCGCCTGGAGCAGGATCATCCGGCCCGACGCCGCGGCGGGTACGAAGAGCGTCAGCTCCACATCGCCGTCGCGGTCCGCCACCGCCTGGCCCACCAGGCGAGGATTGGCGATCTCTACGTTCAGACCCGAGCAGCCCGGAACCGCCGTGAGGCCGACGTTCAGGCCGTACACGAACGAGATCCTCGCCTGCGGCGTCGCGCCGGCAGCCTGGAACTGGTTGCTGCGCCCGGCCAGACCCGGCTGCGGGTGCACGGCGACAAACGCCTCCGTCTCTCCCTGGAACTCATAACAGCCCATGTCAACAAGCGGCTGCTCTCCGTGACCGGCATCCGGCATGCCGCGGTCGTCGCGGAAGCGGTAATCCCCGTCGAGGTCCCATTCGGTCGCCGCCTGGGTGTTGTCGCCCGAGTCGATGCCGGGCGACGCCGGGCCCAGTCTGAAGTCGTCAATCGTCGGATCAGCGAACTTCGGATCGGCATCGAGATTGCCCACACCCGGCCAGCCTTCGGTCACAATGCTGCGCTCGACCACAACGCGCTGCGAGCCGTCGAAGAGCGCATCAGGCCCGTTGGCGTGCAGGATGGAATTGACGATGAGGCTGTCGCCGCCGCCTTCGGACGCGATGTGAACGCCGCCCCCGCTGGCGCTGCTCGTATTGAGCGCAATGGTGGCGCCGGTCAGTCGAAGCGGCGGCGCCTGCGCGTAGAGCCCGCCGCCCGCGTCGAGCGCGTCGTTGCGAACGACCAGCGAGTTGTTAAGGACTGTGTCGCCCAGAAGGTACGCGGCCCCGCCGTGCCGGCCGGCGCGGTTGCCCCGGAAGGTAAGCCAGTCTCCGGTGAGCGAGGCGGCGTGCATGGCTCCGCCATCGTGTCCGGCGACGTTGTCGATGAACTCGCACAGCGACCACCGGTCGGCGCTGGTGCTGCCGAAGACGGCCCCGCCATCGCGCCCGGCTTCATTGCCGACGAGCCGAACGCGCTCGAAGAGGCCGGCGCTGCCGGGAAACACCCACACGCCGCCACCATCTTCTTCGGCACGGTTGTCACGAATGAGTACATCGGCAATCTGGAACGAGTCGCCAGCCACGCAGAGACCCGCTCCTCGAGTCGCCTCATTGTCCACAAACTCGCAGTCCAACAGGATGAAGCGCCCGCGCAGAAATGCGCCTCCTCCAGCCGTGTAGCCTTCGCTCTGCTCACGAATCGCGGCATTGCCGGCAAAGAGGGTGCTGCGAATCGTGCTGAGAGGTTCACTTGGCCGCCCGTCACTGAACTTGTCGATCCCACCACCGAAGCCCAAAACCCCACCTCGTGCGAGATTCTGTGAAATGACGCACCGCGAGATGTGGATTGCACTGCTGGCGTCCACGAAGATCCCGCCTGCGGCGTGTACCGCTTCGTTGCCCTCGATCACCGATGAATCGATGAAGGCCATAGCTCCAGACTCCACTCGTATGCCTCCAGCGGATTCGTCACTTGAATTCCCTCGAATCGCCGTGTTCTGAATAAGCACAACCGAACTTCCATTGATCAACACTCCGCCCGTCGTACCAAAGTAGGTGGGCAACGGCGCGCACTGCTCGATGATGCAGTCGCGAATCTCGACATCCGCGTTGGCGATGCAGATGCCTCCGGCCCATATGCCCTTGCCGCGGCGGATGGTCACGCCCTCGATCAGCACCGGCCGATCGTCGGTCGAATGACAGAAGTCAAACGCGAGGTCCGCCAGTTCGCAGTCGATGATGCACTGCTCCGGCCCACCCGAGGAGCGCAGGCTGAGTTCTTTCTCGCGGAACAGGATGCCCCGGTTGCCCTCGCCCGTATACAGCCCGTCGGCGAGGATGACGGTGTCGAAGTCGCTCGCGGCGTCGATGCCCGCCTGGATCGTGGCTTTGGGTCCGTTCGGCGCTTCGCAGACGGGCGAAAGCCCGGTCCACACGTCGTTGCCGCATGAGCCGTTGACGTAATACGTCGTCTGGCTCAGGGCCGGAGCGCCAATGACAAACGCGGCGCTCATTGCAAGCGCACAGAGACGATGACCTGCGAGTGCGTGCATGGTCAATCCTCCAGGTTGGGGGCCGGTGTGCACGGCCCGGGGAAGGACGCCGCACCCAAGGCGCGATGCCGGGGCGTCGGCATGCAGAAACTAACCGATCCGGGTGGCGGTGTCAATGGAAAAAGACGGGTACTGCCGACTTTCGTCGCAAAAGAAAGCCCCCGAGGGGAGTCCTCGGGGGCTGGGGCTTTTGATGGGCAAAGCGCGATGCGTTACACCGCCGCGAGGATTTCCTTGGTGAGGTTCTCGGGGATGCGGCGGTAGGTGCACGGCTCCATCGTGCTCGTGGCGCGGCCCTGGGTGAGCGAGCGCAGCGCCGTCGTGTAGCCGAACATCTCGCTCAGCGGCACTTCGGTCGTCAGCACGCGCGTGTTGCCGCGCTGCTCCATGTTGATGATGTGGCCGCGGCGCGAGTTGATGTCGCCGGTCACCGAGCCGACGTAATCCTCGGGCGTGATGACGATCACTTTCATGATCGGCTCGAGCAGGCACAGGCCCGCCTTGGTGCACGCCTCGCGCATGGCCAGCGCGCCGGCCTGTTCGAAGGCGATCTGCGACGAGTCCACCGGGTGCGTCGAGCCGTCCACCAGTTCGATGCGCACGTTGAGCAGTTGATACCCGCCGAGGATGCCAGAGAGTGCCGCCTGGCGGCAACCATGTTCGACGCTGGGCACGTATTCCTTGGGAATCTTGCCGCCGACGATCTTGTTCTCGAAGCCGATCGAATTGGTGAAATCGATCTCCAGCGCCTCGGCCTCCTCGCGCGTGCAGGGGAAGACGTTGATCGTGCAGTCGCCGTACTGCCCGCGGCCGCCGGTCTGCTTGACGAATTTGCCGCGCACGTGTTCT
This window contains:
- a CDS encoding right-handed parallel beta-helix repeat-containing protein, which produces MHALAGHRLCALAMSAAFVIGAPALSQTTYYVNGSCGNDVWTGLSPVCEAPNGPKATIQAGIDAASDFDTVILADGLYTGEGNRGILFREKELSLRSSGGPEQCIIDCELADLAFDFCHSTDDRPVLIEGVTIRRGKGIWAGGICIANADVEIRDCIIEQCAPLPTYFGTTGGVLINGSSVVLIQNTAIRGNSSDESAGGIRVESGAMAFIDSSVIEGNEAVHAAGGIFVDASSAIHISRCVISQNLARGGVLGFGGGIDKFSDGRPSEPLSTIRSTLFAGNAAIREQSEGYTAGGGAFLRGRFILLDCEFVDNEATRGAGLCVAGDSFQIADVLIRDNRAEEDGGGVWVFPGSAGLFERVRLVGNEAGRDGGAVFGSTSADRWSLCEFIDNVAGHDGGAMHAASLTGDWLTFRGNRAGRHGGAAYLLGDTVLNNSLVVRNDALDAGGGLYAQAPPLRLTGATIALNTSSASGGGVHIASEGGGDSLIVNSILHANGPDALFDGSQRVVVERSIVTEGWPGVGNLDADPKFADPTIDDFRLGPASPGIDSGDNTQAATEWDLDGDYRFRDDRGMPDAGHGEQPLVDMGCYEFQGETEAFVAVHPQPGLAGRSNQFQAAGATPQARISFVYGLNVGLTAVPGCSGLNVEIANPRLVGQAVADRDGDVELTLFVPAAASGRMILLQAVDRQACAVSNLVGYRFP